The nucleotide sequence ATTGGCTCATTTGGTCAGGCGGCTAGCGAAATAAGTGGAAAATGAACTGAACGGAGATACACTCCACTCCTTGATTATCGTGGCCATCATACGAACATATCTCCTTCACCACCACTGCTACCTGACCCCTTGTCGCGCCTAACGATCTTTAACCTGACCAACAACGATCCCATCCCGGCCATCTCGGCCCAGACAGTCTGCCAgtcttttgttgtttattgatcGTCGTGTTGCACAGCATTCAAACGTGCGTCGAGTGAATTTGTGTCTTTGTATCTTTGCATCGCAGTACCTTTGTATCTGGCGAATGCATTTCGTTGTATCTCAAGTGTATGGGATTGTTTGTACCAATGTTTGTCCGGCTCATTTGCAAAATCTGCTGGGTAATCAGACACCGGCTAGGGATGTCAATTAGcttatgttgctgctgctgcggctgctgttttGCCAAGTGCGTGACCATTGAACctgcatttcccatttcccatttccctgCTGCTTtaagtgaaagtgaaaatgccAGTCGTTCGTTGAACTTGCTGGGAACTTGGCATAAGCAAAGCTCTGCCGACCCTCAGAACTAATTGAAGATTTCATAACTCAGCATTTATGGCCCTTTGCAATCTCAGTGTCAGACTCTAGGAGTCTAAAGCAGACAATTTATgatacaaattaaatgcatGAAAATTATGATGAATGCGAGGCGAAATTTATGCTGATGACATACCCAACAAAAGAGCGCCAATCCGCCCAGACTCCTACGGCTTCACAAGCTCCTTCTACCTcgcctgctcctgctcctgctcctcctcgtccGCTTCCTGGAGGGCAGCTCCAATCAAGAGCCAGACGATCCACAGACAACAAATCGCCGAGTCAAGGAGTTTGCGGCCCAAGTCGTTTCTGTGTTCATGGATACACGCAAAAAACGATGTGTTACATAGTAAAATCTTtggaaatatgtatattattatgtAGCTCGTTCTTAATAACTAAGATATTTGAATTTACTACACTTATTCGTGCCACTTTCTCTAAGTGTAAGTCTGGATCTGGTCCTAAGTTCCATTGCCTCCCGCCCCTTCCTTTATGGTTTTTTGAGCAGCTGCATGAGGGGCGGGGAGTACAACGAGGTGGACTCCTTGTGGCTGTGGCTGCCTGCCTCTAGCCGAAAGTTGTTGCGtatttaaaatggaaattgcaAGTTTTTCGCTGAGCGTTCCCAATGTCTTTTCCCTGTCTCTCTTGCTCGCTCGTCGACGCTTTTGTTTCACTTTCGTTTGCTGATTGCAGGTTTTTTGTCTTAGctcattttgattttatttctcCCGTCTTATTCGGTGCATTTATCACGGTGCCACACATTTGTGCCACAAGATGCCAGAGAATCGGGCGGGCATGGCCAATGAAATTGGCCGCAAgtttccttttcattttcattttttttgcaaattgaatGCTGCTTTTCAAGCCGATTTCAAGGGTGAACGATTATTGGCCAAGACACCACACTCCTTTCGCCATGATATTTGAGTGAAATTTCTTCATGCAGATCCATCTGCAGTTTTGTCATCTCTCGCTGGCAGGTTATGAAATATTTCGCAACTTTTGCTGCGAAAAATTTCCTGTTTTTCTTCATTTCACTTACGCACTTCTCTCCTTTGGCGGAGTTCGGTGGGTTTCTCGGCCGATTggtattaattattattatggtcTCGTTTTTGTTTCGCCTTACGGATTTCTgcagcttttatttttaatgcccAGCGAACCTGTTGCAATGCGTTCCACAAGCTGAGATATGCGCCTGGGTGTGGAGAGATGAATAGTTATGAGGTTTTAGGTTTGGCTAGCCAATCTTGGTTTTCCAAAGGGTGCCTGACactatatatttagttttatttactaTCATAAAAGTACGAATGATCCACTTCTATCCCATGACCAACTCACGTATGTTCGCCCCATGCTATTCATCCCTTAGTCTTTTCACCCATTAAAACCATTTAGCATTCATTAAGCCCAATTTCTGCCCCATCCATGGTGCTCGGAATAATCAACAAATTAACTAAATTCCTAGTGGGCGCCTCCATCCCCAGAATAATCCAAATTCCGAAGTTGTGACATCAAGAAATGTCGAAGCGATTTCAAGTGCAGCCCCGGGGAATCTTGGGAACATATTCGAACATTCCCAATCGTCCGCAACCTGTTTGATCCGTTGGTTATCAAAGATATTTCCAAACATGTTCGAAGCGAACCTCATGATGAGGTTGCATGGAATCCATAAGATACAATCCACAAGCTGCTTTGCAGCTACAGCCCAGCGGAATTTCAATTCAGTTCGCGCTCAACTCACAGACACGATGGTCATTCAAACGCGTTAAcgaataataatttaaaataatattcaaatgatAAATACACTAAAATATGCACTAAACCACGCACTAAACCTAAATCCACGAACTGTACATATttgtgtaaataaataaagtataaACAAACAGCGAAGAGAAACCTCGAAATACCAATAGACCGCTCAAGTTCCCATACATTGAGCTGGCCAATCGTGtttgaaattatttgtttgATCGATTTTGTGCGGTGTGAACACCTTGTAAAGGCATTTGCAAACCTATTGCCATAGCAAGCAAAGTGTGTTAAGCTGGGAAACACCCTCTGAAAAGTTTATGTACTACCCCCTTCGATCGGTCGAATAATAACTACCACAAGACAAGCATTAAGTTTGTGTTTACGTGCTGCTGACTAATTGCGTTTATATAGCCCGACTATATAAAACTGTACAATAAGACACGGCCAACTGTTTTAGTTTGAACGCCTCAGTTAAAGCTGCAAATTGCTTCGCTACCAAGTGAAGTTCTACATTTTCGCAGCGAAAACgtttttcaattgattttcattAAGTGAAAAAATCCCGAGATTGTCTTCTTTTCGGTTTCCAATTGATCGCAATTGCACCAGAcccataaaacatatatacaaaGTGAGGCTGCATTCCAAGTAGAGCAAGACAGTAACCACTTCATCATCACAACATCAGATGCTGCATAATTAGCATTCGTTGCGTGGAGcgtcgaaaaaaaaagcggaaaatgtaTCTCATACAGGTGAGGCCAAGCGATACAATGGATCCCCCTCTCACGATTAAGTGTTTGCTCTTACTTATCACATGCTGGCGGCACTGCACTTGCCGACTGAAAAAGATCTTCATTTAAGCGTTTTTTAATTGTCCGCCAGCTGAGATTTTCAGCATTTACAATTCTCCCCTCCGTTTGAAATGACTGTGAGAGGCACGCATCTCTGGCgtatataatttgtttaatttgtagCTAATTTATCTTTCCACTTGGCAGCGGGCAGATCGGATGTCGAGCAAATGGGGGGGGGTTCACTGGAGCAGGTGCCTCATTACTGAACTTTGAACTTGAAACGGTGTTACGATTTACAGCTGGTAATGGATTACGGTTAGGCATCGGGGTTCGGGTTAGCAGAACAAATGTGCAGGCCTGAGATTATGAAGGGAACTCAAATATTTTGACATAACCATTAATCATTTGTAAATGATATACATTCAATCGATTGCTTTTGAGTTATCTGTCAGCATTGCCCTAAATTATTTAGAGATTTATTCCGAGTTTATATCAAAATTTGTGGAATAAGTATGTCAGAACAACCGACACAACATAAATCCGACGATCGCTTCACTATCCTGCAAACCTTATCGGATGTAGTGGACTCTGGTCTCAGCAAGGAAGCCCTTAAAATCTGCATCGAACTGGTGGACAATGGTGTCTGTGGTGGAGCACTAGCACATGTAATTCGAACCATTAGAGAGGAGATTCAAGATGATGAAGATAAGGAAAGTGATGATTCCGGAGAATCGGCTGCATCAACAGACTCAACTTTgtaggaaatgaatataaaatatatttttgtgtttatattttgtgtttgttaaattaaaagttCAACTTTCCGATGGTCTGTTTCCGAAATTTGTAAGACGCTGGTTCTTGGACATCCAATTGCATGATTTTTGAAGGCTTTCAAGAAGACTTCGCCACTCTATTTGCATTCATCAAACGCAAGCGACTGGCGTTTCTGAAAACGGTATATGTGCCGGCCATGATAATGAAAAGTTGCACCACTTTGGCTTGATAGTAGGTCTAAGATGATAATGTGTTTAGATAAAAGCTTATAGCAAACCGAAGCAACAAACGACTCACCTGTCTTATATAGATGGGCAATGGAATGTGCGATCGATGAACATGGTAATCCATTCCTCTGAACAGCCAATagcccggccacgcccccaaacTGGCGAAAAGAAATGGTGCTGCAGTACTGTAGGCCTTTTCAAAGGATTGCGAATGCACCAGTAAACGTATCTCCTCGCCAAGATTATGCATCCGAGGTGGGTGGGCTATTGCCTTGGCTGGTTCCTCCTCCTTTCGCTTAAGCCTCGTCGAGAACTTCTCCTTCAGATTGCCGTAATAATTTTGGATGCCCATCTTGGAAAGGTTTAATTTTCGACCGAAAGTTGtgtattgtgtgtgtgtgtaaagtTTGGACAGAAACATATATCAAGGCTTACCTGAACTAAGAGGAGTCTCCGATGTCAGCTGTTTCTTCCTGATTATTGTGCACTGTATGCATTTCTATTGGTATGCCGGCAGGTCGACCCATTGATATCGTGAACAGACCAGTGGCTAAGATAGCCAACTGCATTAGCTTGGCCTGTTGATAGGTCTGAAATGAATAGTTTTCAATAGGTTAGACTGCACGGGGTAGACTGCTATATTTCAAACCCTTTGAATGTAAAATGCGATTCTCTCCGTTTTTCGTGCGGACTGCCAGTTGTAGCCGCGCCAAATCCAAAACGCTGGCCAGGACAAAAAGCTGACCTCCAGATAGGGCAATATATCAATTATCTTCTTCGATAGACCCTGAGGTGCGTTGCGATCTACGAAGTCAACAAACTCTAGCTCGTAGTTTAAAGCTGGAGCCGTTTGTTCCCTAAACTTTTGCAACTTGACATCTGGGGTTGGAATATCACCAGAGGTTAGGGGTTCAGTGGTATCAGGTGCAGTTCGATCAGAGTCCGGCTTCCCAGTTTCCTGGCTCGAAGCTTCTGGTATTTGGTTTGCAGTGGTTTGGGTTTCTTGTGCATTCTCTACATTCTTAGGACTGTATACCACCGCTGCAATGGGGGAAGTAAAGTTATGAAACAGCTCTGAGATCTTCTGGAGCAGCGAATCCATGCTGAAAAGCTGAACTTTTTGactattaattttcaattttcccaAAGGTGCCAAAGCAAACAAGAATAGCTTGCTGggtttttggtttcgtttgAAAAGTTCAAAGACTCGAGGCAATTGCATAAATTATCGCCTTAACTCGTTCGTTCATGCGGGCTTACATTTGTTTTAAACTAATTTACCCTAttcatttttctattttctgtctttttattttggggGCCCACAGAAGCCGCAGAACAAGCTTCATTATTGCCGGACTGCGGGTGCCCAAGATTGGGGTTCTATAGTACGAGTACGAGTATAGTCTATATGGTGTATGGTGTACAGTGTGGTGCCGAAGTGGGTCAGTTGGTGCAGCGGTTCATGCAATTATAAAGCGCATATCTACAGGTTGCATACCAGATAcctccacttccacttccagcTCGACTTCGACTTGGGTCCATTGTGTGGCAGTGGCCAACTGCTAACGGCTCGGACTACGGCAGGTGTCTCATCAGTTCATTGTGTGTTTTTAGTCTTTCCACTGGGTCTTGTGTTTTTCGGTTGAAAATGTGGCTTACCTTCGGCGACAGCATGGAGTTGTATGGCTTTTGCCGGGACAAAGACGCACCTAATGAAGTGAAAATCTTTGGTTCTATTGTGATAGTTCTTTGATTAGCGGACTTCGTTTGGAATATTCTTAAGCCACTCCTGATGGTTCATCGATCATGTGGAAAGTTGACATCTAACACTCTAACAGTTCTCTGCATCTGCGGATGAATTGAGAAGACTTAGAATTGATCCACTTGCCCACTTATTTACCTGAGAGTATCAGCATTACCATTTTAAAGCCATTATCTCTCCCCGTTTCCAGCATCTTCAGACCAAACTACTCAAGCGTTGAGCCTGAATGGGGCTTTCATTCAAGACGCTTTGAAACCACAAATTGCATTTCTACGACTTCACACAGATCGATTCCGAAACTCTCCGTCTCTCAGTATTCTATCCACATTTCTCTGAAACTGCGGCCTACACACAAAAATGCCTCTACCCTTTTAACTGTTCAAAGTCAAGCTCAATTAACCCAATTTCAATTTGGAAAATGATTtgcaaaagccaaataaatcgTTTTGAAAGTCTTCGGCCTGTTGCCAAAACACTCGAGCATAAATCAGCACCACAACGAAATTTCTTTGGCCAAAACGCCAACTCGCTTTTGGGCCCACCTGCAATTAGTCTGCTCAGGTGGGTGTATACTCTTATACTCTCTTTCACTCCCCGAATCGTGTGAAATTGCAACTTTGACTGCGGTCaatgttaataaaattttcgatAGAAACCATTAACTGGTAACTTTACTGGTAAATTGTATAATCAATTGACAGCTGTAAATGTCTGGGTTTCCGTGAAAGGTCTGCTCGTGTGACAGGTGACGACACTTCAGGTGTCAAGTGCGCAAAATTCGGTGGAGATCGGTTGCCAAAACAGTTTTGATTACATTAACGGACGTTGCTTAATTTATGAGTTTGAAATGGTTATGTACAGTGATTTTTTCGAGTGAAAACTTTTTCTGATGCTGTAGAAATGGCTGAAAGATCAATTAAAGCAACCATATTCATTTATAAAGATTTACCGCGCTGTTTGCTTGGCTAAAGATACATTTGAACTCTGAATACACCACTTTACATCTAACAATCCATGGGTTTCTTGTTGAAAAGCTTTTAAGCCGAAGACTATCTAAGAACTTTTCAAACCCGGCTCACCTTGACTTTCCATCAAGCGCTAATCTTGATCATTTTTAACTGCATTCCCCTTATCCACTTTGGGCTACCGGCCTTGTCAGAGAAGCAATGAATCTTCAATCTTGTGAACCTGCCTGCAACGGCAAAAAGCCAATCCCCAATCCTCAATACTCGAATAGTACGCCTCATCGTTCTTCTCTCAGCATTATTATAAAATGCCGCATCACTGGCCGCCAATCTCGACTAACCCATCTCCAAAGAGGCCCGCATACCGAATACCCGTGCATATTACTCAATTTTCAATGCTCAGATTTCGGACAGACAGCGAAAAACAAAGGGCAAAACGAAGATGCCACACCAGACTATACGAGTATATAAACACAAACAATGCCCGGAGTTGACACTTTGACAAATGATATTGCGGCTGAGTCGATAAGAACTCGGAACAGAAAGCCTCATACATCAGAAATGCGACATATTTTTGTTccaagattttttttttttttattgcaagagccaacaaaaaattctAAAGTGAATGTGATGCTTAGGCTATCGCTAGAACCTTGGATTGCCGTTACACTGGGTCAACAACTTGGGCAAGTTGAGACGATctatattgatattgatattgatacgGATTTGCTCCAGATTTACACTTGAGCGCATTGCTGATCCTCAAATGTCGTCTGTGGTTTTCGATTCGAATTGGGATGGGTTCGTCTCGGTGCGTAATAAGAGCCTTATTGTAGGAGTCACTGGCCATTTGATCTTGGCCAGAATAAATCCCTGGCTTAGCGGTGTggaattttgtttgtgttttgggCGAGGCTTTCATCCTCTTTGGGATTCCTTTTTCTCTCTGGGGTGTGGACCATATAATTCCGCATTCCACTGACATGAAATATGTATCAATTTAATTACCTCGAGGTCCTGAACACGCAATTAAAGTTCAGGAACCCCTTTCCGAACCATCCCTAAAATACGTTTGTACCTTCGTTTCGAAACAAACATTTTATGATGTAGCAAGAAACAGTAAGACGACACACCTACAACTACCTGAAAATAGAGAACAGGATTCTGTAATTCCTTGAAATGTCAGGCTAAAGAAAGAATAAATACTATACGATTTTGATTCCTACCTGTTTCTTTCTTCGCTGGCCTTTCTTCTCGATCTGGTGAGGATGATTTATCTTTGACAAACTCATTTCATGCCCTATCAATTGGGGAAAAGACGAAaacctttgaatttgaatattttacgGGGGTTCAAGTTCATTGCCTTTGAGGCGTGGTTCTCGTTACAATCAAAAACCTTTTGTTGAGGTGTTTTCGTGGAGGCGTAAGGGTTTTTACGGGTCTTAACATTAACGTAGCGAATCAGGcgtttaaatatatttcccaCCTAGAATCGTATTAAAAGCGGAACTCACGCTCCCATGTAATTCGATAGAGCCACGAGGAAAACTTGTTTTCGTATTTTTCTCCATCGATAAACTTGGCATGACTGAGGCCACGAGTCGAGGCAGGCATTACTTTTATTGTTGTGCCTCTatctatatttaatttaatcgaTGCAAATGCTCGACAGTTATTCATGTACGGGCTACCCAATGACCTTCAAAAGTCTGCAAAGAAATGCacattaaacattaaacattaGCTTAAGTACCATAATTACGTTCGATTGAACCACTATACTCCACATGCCATGCCAGTCCGATGTCTTTTTTGTGTGTTATTAAGCAAAATTATTGGCTGCTCGTTTAATTGCCGCACGTGTGCCagctggaaaataaaaaaaaataaaaaagaaatcacaAAATGTGAAAAACGTTTCatatgctgatgctgatgggCATGTCCGTGTACCCATGACACATGCCAGGTGGAGCTGGATCGGGGTATCGGGGGATGAGGGCAATCCCCTGCGTCTGACATTGATGAAATGGGCTTTTTATGGCCATGTTTTTGGTGCCCGAGAGTTGTGTAATTGTTGGCTCACGTTGAATGGCATGTCGAATGGAGTTTCGATTCTTTTCCCTCGTTATTCAGATAAAAGCGTATGAAAGGGACAAGTTTTTCTCTTCAATAGTTCTCAGTAACTAAGTAAAGtgtatactatactatactaaaAGTGTTGGCTTGTTCTTAGCCTGATTCcaattgattttattatttcaagcGCACGTCGGctgagtaaattaaatttgttacGTGATCGTTGCGGACGAAGAGGTAAATCTTTGGCATTAAGTGGAAAAATTGTGTCGTAAAAAgtagatggaaaataaaatggaaaattactaagAAAAACCTCTGTGTGGTCCACTGAGTTAGATTGATATCGTTAGATctagaaattaaattgatttaaaactCTGAATCGCAGCAGTTTTCTTTAGCCGTTTCTACTTTATTGCACAATTGTTTCTGCAGTTTTTGAGCTCGTTTTACTGTGCAATTTGCTTTCATTGCACTTTTCTGTGGCTCACCACCAACAGTTTGTTATGATAAATACGATTTCTTTTAAAATCCGATTAAAATCAACTGAATCCATATTCGTTGCTCAATGCACTTatataaagaaaacaattttcctTCCAATTTTGATTGCTCGTCGGGGTTTCGGTTACTCTTTCTCATCCATTTCGGCTCATAGCAATAGTTACCAAATCCAATTAAGTTCAATAACAATTTGGTGGaaaggaagaagaagaaaaaaacaaacaaaatcaaatgggCTGCTCTTTAATTACTCGGTTTAGCCCTTAGTTTATTGCTCTTTATCGCAGTCCCTGTGGTCATTTGGccattttgtcatttaattgAAGCCCCTCAGGGGCAAGTTCGCTGATGTATCTTTAGTGCCGTCCCTTCTATTCGATGATGTCGGCTACTTTTATtgtcaaacaaacaaacaccaATCGATGACACTCTTTGGAAGTGGGGGCTTTAAATAGGTTTAAGCCCGGGCAAAAAAAATCGATAGTGCGTAAGTGCTGAGTTTTGTGTTGACCGCTGTTGTCTTTCATAAAGAAGAATGTCAAGAGGCCACAATAATTGCAACTAATCCGCAATGAAGGCTCGAACCTTGGGCCACAAAATCTAGACCACCTGTCATGTATCCATGTGCCAATGTACCAATGTATCCATGTTCACAGTTTGTTTGGCATGCATTGACTGTGAAGATTGAAAGTTTACCCATATAATTTCTCGACTAAACCGAACCGTCGTAATCACTGTCCGTTCAATTGCGGTCTTTGTTGCCGAGCGGAAATGTAAAATGCTAGCTTCcggctatttttttttaccgctCAAAAGGATGTTAGAAACAGCTTCGCGATAtgcgaaattaatttaatgcctTTGGTCTAACATGCAAATTGTCGGCTTCCTTTCTGTTCGTACTAGTCTCTTGTCTAGCCAAAGTCTAAAATGATGCCAAACTTGGCCTTGCCCTCGGAACTCGTAAATAACGAGAACTAACTATTTGATTCGGCACACATAGTATAGTCAACTGATTCAAAAGTGATTCATTCGCGAAAGATTCACATTTTTCATCCGAAAATCTCAGGTGTATACATATAGACTCGAAGATTTTGCCGGCATTAACTAAATATATTCCTATGCGATctttgcatatatattttataatttttgcaCATCTCGATTTTCTGGCAAAGAAATTTCTTCTAGCTTTTAACTGAACTGTCTGTCagcaaagcaaagaaaattgaaaacgaaatacacacaaaaataatattttaaaaataagcactgagtaaaaatgaaaaaaaaaatgtgtaaaaaatcaaatacatTTCTGACACCTTACTCTTACAAGGAAGAACTTTACACATTGTTTACTTTAAGTACACAactttaaatgtaaaatattcattaccgaaaaaaaaacctattCAATCTTCGTCTAACACACctccaaaataaataaaataaaataaaataaaaaatacgcTTCAACATCTCCGTTGGCTGCCGCTCAATTTTTGTGTGTACGcattataaacaaaatgatGATGtgaactgtttttttttttttttgggccatGGCAAAATCCATTTCGAGTATTTTAAACCCGAAAAATATTACGGAAATAGCTGAGTAGCGCAAGAAGATGCATGTTTCTTGCGTGTTAGTAATGCGttgttgtatgtatataatttacaattttcgaACAAGTGCCTTTAGCAATTCATAATTAATTCCGTCATACGCCCCGCCCCGTTCGACATTGAAGTTGATTACCTCCTTTTTTCAGAGCTGGCTGGGTCAAGGTCTTGGGACTGAAAGTACTCGAGACGTGTTAATGGCTTGTTAATCCCACAAAGCAGCACAAAAAACAAGTTCAACCGCTTAAAGCGACTGCGAAGCGtgcaaaaaatgcattttctggcTCGTCTCGCAATAAAATGCTCCGCTTTGTGAACTGTAACAAAGATTGCTGTCTGTGTTTATATTGAAATCTTTCTCCAGCCGTTGATGGCATTTTCCCTGTTAGCCCTGAATGATCGTTAAAGTTATATATCTTCAGTCACTGCCCACGCAAAGCTAAacaaacttttaatatttccttTGAAAGACTTTGTTCTGTCTTTTGTGTCGAGAAGAGGATACGAATTCTttaaacaaacacacaaatctTCAAAAAGGCGTTAATTGCAGATCCATTCTGAGACAGAAAATCAATTTAGTTTAGTACGCTTTGTGTTCAAAGTTTTTGGTGTTAATTAAACTCACACTTTACGCAAGAACTTAACTTACTATTACCAATTTCTTCATTCAGAGTTTCAAATCGGAGACATAAGCTCAGATTGAGCCATCTCAGGTGAACCTGTTGCTCCGATTAACATTTCATTCATCCAAAACGAAATCCCAAATCCCACGACTCTGTATCGAAAAACATAAGCTTACGCAAAAGACCTTCGAGAGTTTCGCGTAATTATGCAGATTTTGTGTTTCCCTATCGAATCAAAGTTAACTAAACGCTACAAATTAGCCGGCTCTGCAGCTCAATCTGTGATCACCCCTTTCCAGAAGGTGAATTTATAATCGGACaaataattttcataaatttaaatgcatactTACCACCTGCTTGTTAGGCTCCCCAATTTCCCAACGCACATTTCGTAGCAATTAAAAATCGAtttacatgtgtgtgtgtgtggatcaAATGCTGATTTCTTTGGTTCACACTCGAGTTTGGGTGAAAATTAATGACTTCCAGTGAAAGTCGGTTTTGTATAACAAACAGCAAGAAAGGTGAAGTGTAAACCAATAGGTAAAATCGGGGGCCCACAGGCCGACTGCCCAAGATCTTCATGTCAAACGCGGCTTTTCTGGGAAAAGTTCAACGCCCCGATATTTGAAAACGAAAGCGACAAGTTTcgtctgtttgtttttatgtgttatgtgttttttttattcgtttagatatgcaaaatattttctcatGCGTTGGCCACGcagaatttttattttcttatgaaattacagcagccacaaaacacttttaatgcCGGCGGCTGCtttcaaaaattgtttttcgcttTCATGGTCTGTTAAAGTTGGGCGCTGAGTGGCGAAAAGTTTTGAATATATATGGGATatagaaattacaaaaaaaaaacaaacatgttttggccaagttgaaAATTGCTAGGGTATAACAAGAAATTTGTGGATTGTAGGAGAAAATAGTTGTAAGCAAACAATTTCTAGCTGAAGGAAAATTATCAAAATGAACTTTTAGAATTATATTCCGTAGTTGGCTTCCATAAGTAACCATGAGTAACCCCAACACGAAAACATAGCTTACCATATCAGCATAACAAATTCTCACATTTTTCGGCTCTGGCCGACgtgaaaaatgaacaaaatatGCATAATTTGAAATGCGTGGAAGGCTGCTCCGATCGATGTTAGCTGAGCGTACTTCCTGGTTCACTCGGCTATCCCAAAGATACTCCTCGATTCGGCGATTCCCTACCGAAACAATGGGAATGTTGCAACATCAGCGATATCACGCACTAGTCATTTGCTCGTCGGGATAAACAAACATGCTGACTTGCAGCCGAGAAGTGCAACACGTGCTgtgcataaatataaataataataataaaatccgGGTGGAGTGTGGGGCAGTTTTAACCGAAGTTTTTCCAGCCGAGTTGGTCAGTTCTAATGGCGTGTTGTTGACCCCGCGTTTTCGAGCATAGAAATTAGTATAGATTATGCATGCTCGAATGCTCGAACCGCTGGAAGACAGAGACATTCGTTTGTCGTGGGCCATCCCGAATGAATTAGAAGTGGAGCCAAGTGGAGCCCAACCACTTGTTTCTGTCAGCCTCAAGACTTCAGCTCTGCGCAGAAATTTCTTAATTTCAGCTCGGCATTTGAGTGTGCGGCTTTTTTGCATAATGTGTATGATAAGCTTGGGGGATTTTTCGCTCTGACACAGATATTTCAACTTCTTTTGGCTGCTTTTGCAAGCGGATGTGGCAGATACTTAAAACGGTATTCGAAACAACGCTGCCAAGTTTATAAATACACTTCACTTATCCCTCGAAATGTACAGCACTTTTCGCATAAATCTAGCCAGCTTTGAAGTCGCCCCACGAGCAGCGATAATATTAAATTGAAGTCATTAAACATGTAATTAAAATTCGTGTTTCAGTTCATTAACTTCTCGGCGCACAGCTGCGAATAAGGAATTAGCGAAACCGatttgaacacatttttattgaagcGTTTGAAGCTGAGAATCCAAGGTTATCCAAATTTGCCCAGGTAGTTCTCTCCACCCCAAGTTCTCGAGGATTGT is from Drosophila melanogaster chromosome 3L and encodes:
- the Mzt1 gene encoding mitotic spindle organizing protein 1; amino-acid sequence: MSEQPTQHKSDDRFTILQTLSDVVDSGLSKEALKICIELVDNGVCGGALAHVIRTIREEIQDDEDKESDDSGESAASTDSTL
- the CG32299 gene encoding uncharacterized protein, isoform B translates to MGIQNYYGNLKEKFSTRLKRKEEEPAKAIAHPPRMHNLGEEIRLLVHSQSFEKAYSTAAPFLFASLGAWPGYWLFRGMDYHVHRSHIPLPIYIRQTYYQAKVVQLFIIMAGTYTVFRNASRLRLMNANRVAKSS
- the CG32298 gene encoding uncharacterized protein is translated as MDSLLQKISELFHNFTSPIAAVVYSPKNVENAQETQTTANQIPEASSQETGKPDSDRTAPDTTEPLTSGDIPTPDVKLQKFREQTAPALNYELEFVDFVDRNAPQGLSKKIIDILPYLEVSFLSWPAFWIWRGYNWQSARKTERIAFYIQRTYQQAKLMQLAILATGLFTISMGRPAGIPIEMHTVHNNQEETADIGDSS